One window of Candidatus Paceibacterota bacterium genomic DNA carries:
- a CDS encoding serine hydrolase, with the protein MTKNFFANNHTANKRLLWQSGLAILILIVIFACGYWRHVAKKTVSLPTDGDTRIKNFTYVPHPDWLALEPQLKARSIIVANLDTKEVYYSRHPDVLVNIASLSKLMTAMVTLDNLNQNAILTVSSRAVNTYGNGDYLQIGEKFTVKDLLGDLLVFSSNDAAVALSEGMGYNRFIGLMNRKAKEIGLTDTAFFDATGLDERGNFSNASDLLNMVDYIYRNYPLIGIISRLPSLSFKAVDGIQHNVKNTDALIDKISGLWLSKTGTTDNAGECLILVYRLNNGQTVASIVLGSTDRVSDSWIIFNQFKKAGLTI; encoded by the coding sequence ATGACTAAAAATTTTTTTGCCAATAACCACACAGCCAATAAAAGGCTACTCTGGCAATCGGGTTTAGCTATTTTAATCTTAATAGTTATTTTTGCTTGTGGGTACTGGCGCCATGTAGCTAAAAAAACTGTGTCGTTGCCAACAGACGGAGATACCCGCATTAAGAACTTTACTTATGTGCCTCATCCAGATTGGCTGGCTTTAGAACCGCAATTAAAAGCCCGCTCTATTATTGTAGCTAATCTCGATACTAAAGAAGTTTATTACTCTAGACATCCTGATGTCTTAGTGAATATTGCTTCTTTATCTAAACTGATGACGGCCATGGTTACATTAGATAATTTAAATCAGAATGCGATATTAACAGTTTCTAGTCGAGCAGTGAACACATATGGTAATGGCGATTATTTACAAATTGGAGAAAAATTTACGGTAAAAGACCTTCTTGGAGATTTATTAGTCTTTTCTAGCAATGATGCCGCGGTAGCCCTTTCCGAAGGAATGGGATATAATCGCTTTATTGGTTTAATGAATAGAAAGGCTAAAGAAATTGGGCTGACGGATACAGCTTTTTTTGATGCTACTGGTTTAGATGAAAGAGGCAACTTTTCCAATGCCTCTGATTTATTGAATATGGTTGACTATATTTATCGTAATTACCCCTTAATTGGCATTATAAGCCGTTTACCCAGCCTGTCTTTCAAAGCGGTGGACGGAATTCAACATAATGTAAAAAATACCGATGCCTTAATTGATAAAATTAGCGGTTTATGGTTGAGTAAAACTGGAACTACCGATAATGCAGGTGAGTGCCTTATTTTAGTTTATCGGTTGAACAATGGTCAGACCGTAGCCAGCATTGTTTTAGGGTCCACTGATCGAGTTAGCGATTCTTGGATAATTTTTAACCAATTCAAAAAAGCTGGGCTGACAATTTAA
- the murA gene encoding UDP-N-acetylglucosamine 1-carboxyvinyltransferase, with the protein MAEVFIIQGGHSLKGEIEVSGSKNAAIPILAATLLTREPSIIKNVPLIQDILKLIEILESLGAKVEWLDKHTVKIVPENLSLKKLNQDLVKKIRASVLLMAPLTHRFSSFELRQPGGCIIGARPIDTHLIALEDLGTKVQVFPDKYFIRRNHLHSAEVVLQEFSVTATENVLMLASLIPGKTTLKIAATEPHVEDLIAFLNKMGAKIKNKGSHIYEIEGVKTLHGATHTLIPDTNEAGTYIIMGMALHSNLLVKNVIPEHLDLVFKKLMEMGGAFTFKKGKNGLTDVQVLPSHQLKASKIQTQIYPGIPTDLQSVFGVLATQATGSSLLFDTMFEGRLKYIDELNKMGANAIIADPHRAVINGPTSLFGQTINSFDIRSGAALIIAALLAQGESIITNAYQVDRGYEQLDEKLQKLGADIRRKEVIAN; encoded by the coding sequence ATGGCGGAAGTTTTTATAATTCAGGGCGGACATTCTTTGAAGGGAGAGATTGAGGTGTCTGGTTCCAAGAACGCGGCTATCCCAATTCTGGCAGCTACGCTGCTTACTAGAGAGCCTTCTATTATTAAGAATGTTCCCTTGATTCAGGATATTTTAAAATTAATTGAAATATTGGAGAGCTTGGGCGCCAAGGTAGAGTGGCTAGACAAACATACTGTTAAAATTGTACCCGAAAATTTAAGCCTAAAAAAGCTTAACCAAGACTTGGTGAAGAAAATTAGAGCCTCGGTTCTTCTAATGGCCCCATTGACCCATCGTTTTTCCTCTTTTGAATTAAGGCAGCCAGGTGGTTGTATTATTGGCGCTCGTCCTATTGATACCCATCTTATTGCCCTAGAGGACTTAGGGACTAAGGTACAAGTTTTTCCTGATAAATATTTTATTCGTCGAAATCATCTACATTCTGCCGAAGTAGTCCTGCAAGAATTTAGCGTCACTGCTACGGAAAATGTGTTGATGTTGGCTTCTTTGATTCCCGGGAAAACAACTCTAAAGATTGCTGCTACCGAGCCCCACGTAGAGGACCTCATTGCTTTTTTGAATAAAATGGGGGCTAAAATCAAAAACAAAGGGTCTCATATTTACGAAATAGAGGGAGTGAAGACCCTCCATGGCGCTACTCATACCTTGATTCCCGATACTAATGAGGCGGGCACTTATATCATTATGGGCATGGCCCTACACTCTAATCTCTTGGTTAAAAATGTAATTCCCGAGCACCTCGATTTGGTTTTTAAAAAATTAATGGAAATGGGCGGCGCTTTTACTTTTAAAAAAGGTAAAAACGGTTTAACTGATGTGCAAGTTTTGCCCTCTCATCAATTAAAAGCTTCTAAAATCCAGACCCAGATTTATCCTGGCATTCCTACTGATTTGCAATCTGTTTTTGGGGTTTTAGCTACCCAGGCTACTGGCTCATCGCTTCTTTTTGACACCATGTTTGAAGGACGCTTAAAATACATTGACGAACTTAATAAAATGGGGGCTAACGCTATTATTGCCGACCCTCACAGAGCCGTGATTAACGGCCCGACATCGTTATTTGGTCAAACCATAAACTCTTTTGATATTAGAAGCGGCGCCGCCCTGATTATAGCTGCTCTGCTAGCGCAAGGAGAAAGCATCATTACTAATGCGTACCAAGTAGATAGAGGCTACGAACAACTAGATGAAAAATTGCAAAAATTAGGAGCAGATATAAGGAGAAAAGAAGTTATTGCTAATTAA
- the secA gene encoding preprotein translocase subunit SecA yields MKNWFDFLWPDTDTRFLQKNRIVIDKIHLLESQLNQLSDLEIKNHSLTLKKKVQEGESLNKVLPEAFALVKIASSRTLGQQHFDEQLFGGIALNDGKIVEMKTGEGKTLAATLSAYLNALSGQGVHVVTVNDYLSRRDTTWMGQIYDFLGLTVACIVQDKSYLYAGKRENTFESSDEHTLVLKETTIAQLENQDKQRDTQGSFMVTDEYLKPISRREAYEADITYGTNTEFGFDYLRDNLANSLEEQVQTGRGHHYAIVDEVDSILIDEARTPLIIAVPDENAAALYKQFAKIVNRLDLDKDYTVDHKFKTVSLTEDGLDKIESIFGKDIFDDSGIGNVHYIEESLKAKELFKKDVDYIVKNGEVLIVDEFTGRIKFGHRYTGGLHQAIEAKEGVEIKEESRTGATITIQNYFRLYDKLGGMTGTAVTSAEEFKNVYHLDLVSLPTHKPLIRKDLPDQIFRTEKGKWMAVVKEIKNRHATGQPLLIGTVSPEKNEKLGKLLDIEGVSYHILNAKNHEAEGSVIAQAGKFGAVTLVTNMAGRGVDIILGGNPTTIEERNKVLAVGGLHVMGTERHESRRIDNQLRGRSGRQGDPGSAQFFISLEDDLMKYFAPQNISGLMSKMNLPEDEAISHPLISKAVESAQAKIEGVNYDMRKHILEYDDVLNKQRQAYYAKRQDLLEHHSEQDLLRLLLELIDNQLELILNGTLGERVTSEGVSDLLKVIGQWLPTSDPNLIEAIEKSQNRSEIKHILQEFLDNKLKEEQKRLGETWSNTVLNLCLRLRDLLWMDHLVRMNDLPDSTTLRSYGQHEPLVEYKRESYRYWKELENNWESQVINLLFKMS; encoded by the coding sequence ATGAAAAATTGGTTTGATTTTTTGTGGCCAGATACTGATACAAGATTTTTACAAAAAAATCGAATTGTTATTGATAAAATTCATCTCTTAGAGTCTCAACTTAACCAATTGAGCGATTTAGAGATTAAAAACCATAGCCTAACCTTAAAGAAAAAAGTGCAAGAGGGGGAATCTTTGAACAAAGTGCTGCCAGAGGCTTTCGCTTTAGTAAAAATAGCTTCTAGCAGAACCTTGGGTCAACAACATTTTGACGAGCAATTATTCGGTGGTATTGCTTTAAATGATGGCAAGATTGTCGAAATGAAAACTGGCGAGGGGAAAACTTTAGCAGCAACCCTGAGCGCATATTTAAACGCCTTAAGCGGTCAAGGTGTGCATGTGGTTACTGTTAATGACTATTTGAGCCGTCGCGATACCACCTGGATGGGTCAGATTTATGACTTTTTGGGACTCACAGTTGCCTGTATAGTTCAAGACAAATCTTATTTGTATGCAGGTAAGCGAGAGAATACTTTTGAAAGCAGCGATGAACATACCCTGGTTTTAAAGGAAACAACTATTGCTCAATTAGAAAATCAGGATAAGCAGCGAGACACTCAGGGCAGTTTTATGGTAACCGATGAATATCTTAAACCAATTTCTCGGAGAGAGGCTTATGAGGCTGACATTACTTATGGAACCAATACTGAGTTTGGTTTTGATTATCTGCGTGACAATTTAGCCAATAGTCTAGAAGAACAAGTGCAGACTGGCAGAGGTCATCATTACGCTATTGTGGACGAGGTAGATAGTATCTTGATTGATGAGGCCAGAACGCCTCTTATCATAGCTGTACCCGATGAAAATGCAGCTGCTTTGTATAAGCAATTTGCAAAGATAGTCAATCGTTTAGACTTAGACAAGGACTATACTGTTGACCATAAATTTAAAACAGTGAGCTTAACCGAAGACGGTTTAGATAAAATCGAATCCATTTTTGGTAAAGATATTTTTGACGATTCCGGTATTGGCAATGTTCATTATATAGAAGAAAGCCTAAAGGCCAAAGAGTTGTTCAAAAAAGACGTAGATTACATTGTCAAAAACGGCGAAGTTTTAATAGTGGATGAATTTACTGGGCGTATTAAATTCGGCCATCGTTATACGGGGGGTTTGCACCAAGCCATAGAAGCTAAAGAAGGTGTAGAAATCAAGGAAGAGAGTAGGACTGGCGCCACTATTACTATTCAGAATTATTTTAGGCTTTATGATAAGCTCGGAGGCATGACGGGAACAGCTGTTACTTCTGCCGAAGAGTTTAAAAATGTCTATCATTTGGATTTAGTCAGTTTGCCTACGCATAAACCGCTAATTAGGAAGGACCTGCCTGATCAAATTTTTAGAACCGAAAAAGGGAAGTGGATGGCGGTGGTAAAGGAAATTAAAAATCGCCATGCAACTGGGCAGCCTTTGTTAATAGGAACAGTCTCCCCAGAGAAAAATGAAAAATTAGGAAAGCTTTTAGATATTGAGGGGGTATCGTATCATATTTTAAATGCCAAGAATCACGAAGCAGAAGGGTCCGTCATTGCGCAGGCTGGAAAATTTGGAGCCGTTACCCTTGTTACTAATATGGCTGGCAGGGGTGTAGATATTATTCTTGGAGGCAATCCAACCACTATAGAAGAAAGAAATAAAGTCTTAGCTGTAGGCGGTTTGCATGTGATGGGCACAGAAAGACACGAGTCACGGCGTATAGATAATCAGCTCCGGGGTCGTTCTGGCAGGCAGGGGGACCCAGGCTCTGCCCAGTTTTTTATTTCCTTAGAAGATGATTTAATGAAGTATTTTGCTCCTCAAAATATTTCTGGTTTAATGAGCAAAATGAATCTTCCTGAAGACGAAGCTATCAGCCATCCTTTAATTAGCAAAGCCGTAGAGTCGGCGCAAGCCAAGATAGAAGGGGTTAATTACGATATGCGTAAGCATATTTTGGAATACGATGATGTACTCAACAAACAGCGTCAAGCTTATTATGCCAAAAGACAAGATTTACTAGAGCACCATTCAGAGCAAGATCTTTTGCGCCTGCTGTTAGAACTAATTGATAACCAATTAGAATTAATCTTGAACGGTACTCTGGGGGAGAGAGTCACTTCAGAGGGAGTAAGCGATTTATTGAAAGTAATTGGACAATGGCTACCGACATCTGACCCTAATCTCATAGAGGCAATAGAGAAATCCCAAAACCGTAGCGAGATAAAGCATATCTTGCAGGAATTTTTAGACAATAAATTGAAAGAAGAGCAAAAGCGGCTAGGGGAGACATGGAGTAACACGGTCTTAAATCTTTGTTTGCGATTACGTGATTTACTTTGGATGGATCATCTAGTGCGGATGAATGATTTGCCAGATAGCACTACCTTGCGTAGCTATGGACAACACGAGCCTTTGGTGGAATACAAACGAGAAAGTTATAGATACTGGAAAGAGTTAGAAAACAATTGGGAAAGTCAGGTTATAAATTTGTTGTTCAAAATGAGCTAG
- a CDS encoding GtrA family protein, producing the protein MNLKPGLKTLVIVCALGAIGLWGVILNTQILLLRKYWFLLILFYWIGNGCLFAIGEKYAHLTATARFLIIGILNTLVDLGALSFFLFFNPAKTIGWYYVLFKSLSFIFALANSYYFNSHFSFADAHKTAVAEQLSKFLLVSLVSFAINVNLASLINRFNFLSLNKGLWGVVAALVASVFGIIINFIGYRFWVFKKEKSSLTPVAKF; encoded by the coding sequence ATGAATTTAAAGCCGGGTCTAAAAACCTTGGTAATCGTCTGCGCTCTAGGAGCCATTGGCCTGTGGGGTGTGATTTTGAATACTCAAATTTTATTATTGAGAAAATACTGGTTTTTATTGATATTATTCTATTGGATCGGCAATGGCTGCCTTTTTGCAATAGGGGAAAAATATGCTCATCTTACTGCGACTGCGCGGTTCTTAATTATAGGAATTCTTAATACCTTAGTAGACCTTGGAGCTTTAAGTTTTTTTCTCTTTTTTAATCCTGCTAAAACTATAGGTTGGTATTACGTTCTCTTTAAATCACTCTCTTTTATTTTTGCCTTAGCTAATAGTTATTATTTTAATAGCCACTTTAGTTTCGCAGATGCCCATAAAACTGCCGTAGCAGAACAATTGTCAAAATTTCTTTTAGTAAGTTTAGTTTCCTTTGCTATCAATGTGAACCTAGCTTCCCTGATTAATCGCTTTAATTTTTTGTCCTTAAATAAAGGTCTCTGGGGTGTTGTGGCGGCTTTGGTAGCCAGCGTCTTTGGCATTATTATTAATTTTATTGGTTATCGTTTTTGGGTTTTTAAAAAAGAAAAATCTTCTTTGACGCCTGTGGCGAAATTTTAA
- a CDS encoding rod shape-determining protein, translating to MIRKLGIDLGTANTLVFVPKKGVVINEPSVVAISVDDNNVVAIGAEAREMLGRTPEIIRTYKPLKDGVIADYRVTKAMLRYFINKAMGNWHIFQPDVMISVPVGITSTEKRAVIDAAREAGAHEAYVVKEPILAALGANIPINSAAGNMIVNIGGGTTEVAVIALGGIVASASVRVAGNKIDEAIVEYIRKKYNMAVGERTAEEVKIKIGTALPMREKSDMDIRGLDLTEGLPRTLNLAANEIAEAINGPMKEIIQAVKNVLSETPPELAADVMDRGMIVSGGGAQLRNIDELLHKATGVNAYIAEEPLFCVAKGTGVVLDNLEVYKKSIITHSGR from the coding sequence ATCATCCGTAAATTGGGTATCGATTTGGGCACGGCAAACACCTTGGTTTTTGTACCAAAGAAAGGGGTGGTTATCAATGAACCGTCGGTAGTAGCTATTTCAGTTGATGATAATAATGTTGTGGCTATAGGGGCTGAAGCCCGGGAAATGCTCGGCAGAACTCCAGAAATTATAAGAACTTACAAACCCTTAAAAGATGGCGTGATTGCTGATTATCGCGTGACTAAAGCTATGTTGCGCTATTTTATTAACAAGGCTATGGGTAATTGGCATATCTTTCAACCGGATGTGATGATTTCTGTGCCTGTAGGCATTACTTCTACCGAAAAACGGGCTGTAATTGATGCTGCCAGGGAGGCTGGCGCCCATGAGGCCTATGTGGTTAAAGAGCCTATTTTAGCAGCTTTGGGCGCTAATATCCCTATTAATTCTGCGGCTGGGAATATGATTGTCAATATTGGCGGTGGTACTACCGAGGTGGCCGTGATTGCTTTGGGTGGCATAGTAGCATCGGCTTCGGTACGTGTTGCTGGCAATAAGATAGATGAGGCTATAGTAGAATATATCCGAAAAAAATATAACATGGCCGTAGGAGAAAGAACTGCCGAGGAGGTAAAAATAAAGATTGGCACGGCGCTACCTATGAGAGAAAAAAGCGATATGGACATCAGGGGATTAGATTTAACTGAGGGCCTGCCTCGTACCTTAAATTTGGCAGCTAATGAAATTGCCGAAGCTATTAACGGACCCATGAAAGAAATCATTCAAGCGGTAAAAAACGTTTTATCAGAAACTCCTCCTGAGTTGGCGGCTGACGTGATGGACCGAGGAATGATTGTTTCCGGTGGCGGGGCGCAATTGCGCAATATCGACGAATTGCTTCATAAAGCCACAGGAGTGAACGCCTATATAGCAGAAGAGCCTCTATTTTGCGTCGCTAAGGGAACTGGCGTGGTATTGGATAATTTAGAAGTTTATAAAAAAAGTATTATTACCCATAGCGGTCGTTAG
- a CDS encoding HPF/RaiA family ribosome-associated protein yields the protein MKTAINSQGFELNDYWIGLIEKKTAGLSKLTERFGPETLLKVAVVSLGTHHEKGYSVKVKLTLEILKDNLVAEEEGDDVKYILDKCVKNLKAQLVDKKERRINLKRNINS from the coding sequence ATGAAAACTGCCATAAATAGTCAAGGTTTTGAGTTGAATGATTATTGGATTGGTTTAATCGAAAAGAAAACCGCCGGGTTGAGCAAATTAACTGAACGTTTTGGTCCAGAAACCCTCCTCAAAGTAGCCGTGGTTTCCTTGGGTACGCATCACGAAAAGGGCTATAGCGTCAAAGTAAAATTAACGTTAGAAATATTAAAAGACAATTTGGTAGCCGAAGAAGAGGGGGACGATGTCAAATATATTCTAGATAAGTGTGTGAAGAATCTGAAAGCCCAATTGGTAGACAAGAAGGAAAGGAGAATTAATCTAAAAAGAAACATTAATAGCTAA
- a CDS encoding segregation/condensation protein A produces the protein MTSFVVTLDKFSGPLELLLKLIEEKHLEITEVSLSSVTEDYLAWVTQAQGNYMENVADFLQVAATLLLIKSRSILPTLEVTSEEKEEIIDLQTRLALYKLFKDLGIELAANWSLQTQMFDRPSWVGKTVVFDPPSNVSGTNLSEACLMLFEKLESQVVIHSPEAEIKHPAISLQDKIISILERLKNVSSKICFRSVGSEAAKEEIVITFLALLELLKDNKINAQQENLFGDIEVEAKENIN, from the coding sequence ATGACAAGTTTTGTAGTTACTTTAGATAAATTTAGCGGACCGCTAGAGCTTCTCTTGAAACTTATAGAGGAAAAGCACTTGGAGATTACTGAAGTTTCGTTATCTTCTGTGACCGAAGATTATTTGGCGTGGGTAACTCAAGCTCAGGGAAATTATATGGAAAATGTAGCTGATTTTTTGCAGGTAGCCGCCACTCTTCTTTTAATTAAATCTCGCTCCATATTACCCACCCTGGAAGTTACTTCAGAAGAGAAAGAAGAGATTATAGACCTTCAGACGCGTCTAGCTCTGTATAAATTATTTAAAGATTTGGGAATCGAATTAGCTGCTAATTGGAGTCTGCAAACGCAGATGTTTGATCGTCCGTCCTGGGTGGGCAAAACAGTGGTGTTTGACCCTCCGTCAAATGTTAGTGGCACTAACTTATCCGAAGCTTGCCTTATGCTTTTTGAAAAATTGGAAAGCCAAGTTGTTATTCATTCACCAGAAGCTGAAATAAAACATCCAGCCATTTCTCTCCAAGACAAAATTATAAGTATTTTAGAAAGGTTGAAGAACGTGAGCAGTAAAATTTGTTTTAGATCTGTAGGCAGTGAAGCCGCTAAAGAAGAAATTGTTATTACTTTTTTAGCCTTGTTAGAATTGCTTAAAGATAATAAAATCAATGCGCAACAAGAGAATCTCTTTGGTGACATAGAAGTCGAAGCAAAGGAAAATATTAATTAA
- the murB gene encoding UDP-N-acetylmuramate dehydrogenase: MKIKLLENVSLAPLTTYNIGGKARYFARPSTPGELLETLNWAEKHKQSVYILGGGSNILVSDKGYDGLVIKPSNQQINSKVLSARNVELRVGGGLSLRSLLQFCNTASKFFTGLEWSAGIPGLVGGAVYGNAGAFGQSMEDIVRSVYAYDLREGVFKTYKNDDCHFGYRHSLFQQEKKIIWSIFLRLEVGNATTGRQIILDHLKERKQKQPLEYPSAGSVFKNVSIMELDKSLSSSAEILPLFKETIPAGWLIERSGLKGCRIGNAEVSPKHCNFLVNLGGARAQDIFALIQLVQKNVWGKFKLKLIPEINFLGEFD; the protein is encoded by the coding sequence ATGAAAATTAAACTTCTCGAAAATGTTTCTCTAGCCCCACTCACTACTTATAACATTGGCGGAAAGGCTAGATATTTTGCTCGTCCCTCAACCCCGGGCGAGCTTTTAGAAACCTTGAATTGGGCAGAAAAACATAAGCAGTCGGTTTATATTTTGGGAGGAGGCAGTAATATTCTAGTTTCTGACAAGGGCTATGACGGACTTGTCATTAAACCTTCTAACCAACAAATTAATAGCAAAGTGTTAAGTGCTAGAAATGTTGAATTAAGGGTGGGCGGTGGTTTAAGCCTGAGAAGTTTACTTCAATTTTGTAACACTGCTTCTAAATTTTTTACTGGATTAGAGTGGTCAGCCGGTATTCCTGGCTTAGTGGGGGGAGCGGTTTATGGCAATGCAGGCGCTTTTGGCCAAAGTATGGAGGATATAGTGCGGTCGGTGTATGCTTATGATTTGAGAGAAGGAGTTTTTAAGACTTATAAAAATGATGATTGCCATTTTGGTTACCGTCATAGCCTGTTTCAACAAGAGAAAAAAATTATTTGGTCTATTTTTCTGCGCCTAGAGGTTGGTAATGCTACTACTGGCCGTCAAATTATTTTAGACCACTTAAAAGAACGCAAACAAAAGCAGCCGTTAGAATATCCGAGTGCTGGGAGCGTCTTTAAAAATGTATCAATAATGGAGTTAGATAAAAGTTTATCGAGCAGTGCTGAAATTCTACCACTTTTTAAGGAAACCATTCCTGCAGGGTGGCTAATAGAAAGGAGCGGACTTAAAGGATGTAGGATTGGCAATGCGGAAGTTTCGCCTAAACATTGTAATTTCTTAGTTAATTTGGGTGGAGCGCGAGCGCAAGATATATTTGCCCTTATTCAATTGGTCCAAAAAAATGTTTGGGGAAAATTTAAATTAAAATTAATTCCGGAGATTAATTTTTTAGGCGAATTTGATTAA
- a CDS encoding ribosome-recycling factor → MFDNNTIKQFENKITELEGNIGSTLVKLRVGRANPQMVEDINVDYYGSKLPLKGLASISVNQMTITIQPWDQGAIDPIFKALLISPLGVTPVKEINLIRIVLPPLTEDRRKELVKNLGTTKEGFRVELRRLRDEIMSSLNDAFKNKEISEDEKFGYKETIEKLVTKTNATIEELFDDKEKEIMTV, encoded by the coding sequence ATGTTTGACAACAATACTATCAAACAATTTGAAAATAAAATTACCGAATTAGAGGGTAATATTGGCTCCACCTTGGTTAAACTAAGAGTAGGGCGAGCCAATCCCCAAATGGTTGAAGATATTAATGTTGATTATTATGGGTCAAAATTACCGCTAAAAGGTTTGGCGAGCATTAGCGTAAACCAAATGACTATTACTATTCAACCATGGGACCAAGGGGCGATAGACCCCATTTTTAAGGCGCTTTTAATTTCTCCTTTGGGAGTAACCCCTGTTAAGGAAATAAACTTAATCCGTATAGTCCTGCCTCCCCTAACTGAAGACCGCCGAAAGGAACTTGTCAAAAATTTAGGTACGACCAAGGAGGGCTTTAGGGTAGAGCTTAGACGCTTGCGTGATGAAATAATGAGTTCTTTAAATGATGCCTTTAAAAATAAAGAAATTTCTGAAGACGAAAAGTTTGGATATAAAGAAACGATAGAAAAACTAGTTACTAAGACTAATGCCACCATTGAGGAGCTCTTTGATGACAAGGAGAAAGAGATAATGACGGTTTAA
- the scpB gene encoding SMC-Scp complex subunit ScpB → MVLISILESLLFTSGEPLLEDTLVKSTGATIAEVKQALTELKQRYEEEKSGLTLFEHEGSYQILSKALNQAYVQKLVSGVFEEKLTPTAMECLTIVAYRGPLGRSQIDLIRGVNSGYILHQLVLRGLVERQSNPNRNNAFLYSITADYLKHLGLSSIQDLPHYQEYHAKDLQSLLADNTSTKLENMETIE, encoded by the coding sequence ATGGTTTTGATATCTATTTTAGAAAGCCTTTTATTTACTAGCGGCGAGCCCCTGTTGGAGGATACTTTAGTAAAAAGTACGGGAGCTACCATTGCCGAGGTAAAGCAAGCTTTGACGGAATTAAAACAAAGGTATGAAGAAGAAAAAAGCGGATTAACTTTATTTGAACATGAGGGCAGCTACCAAATTTTAAGCAAGGCTCTTAATCAGGCCTATGTGCAAAAACTGGTTTCTGGCGTGTTCGAGGAAAAATTAACACCCACGGCTATGGAATGTTTGACAATAGTGGCTTATAGAGGACCATTGGGGAGGTCTCAGATAGATCTAATCCGAGGAGTAAACTCTGGCTACATTTTGCATCAATTGGTTTTGCGGGGATTGGTAGAAAGGCAGAGCAATCCTAATAGGAACAATGCCTTTCTTTACTCTATTACTGCCGATTATTTAAAACATTTGGGTTTGTCCAGCATCCAGGACCTGCCTCATTATCAAGAATACCATGCCAAAGACCTACAATCGCTATTAGCTGATAACACTAGTACTAAGCTAGAAAACATGGAAACCATTGAGTAG
- a CDS encoding phospho-N-acetylmuramoyl-pentapeptide-transferase has product MAIAFNSITGQIIRLILLGTMALVGGFVLAPLTLKFLIKIKAGKQIRNDGDTPVYTNMHLYKAGTPTMGGIIIWGSVLLITIILAILSRTLDGFWGSLSFLSRAQTYLPLGAMLAAALIGLADDVLGFLHIGSKGGGLTMKRKILLYTLIAIIGAWWFYVKLQFDVVRIPFVGNFSLGVWYILYFIFILVAAAFSTNETDGLDGLAGGVLMVSFIAMMVVAFTEGRYDLAAFLVTIVGALVPFLWYNIFPAKFFMGDTGAMSLGIVLGVVAMLTNTSVLLPFFAFILVFESGSVIIQTLSKKIRHKKVFRSTPIHHHYEAVLKEQGMEYPETHITPRFWLVSGVMAAVGLMLYFLDRFLVK; this is encoded by the coding sequence ATGGCAATTGCTTTTAATTCTATTACTGGTCAAATAATTCGTTTAATTCTCTTGGGTACTATGGCCTTAGTAGGCGGTTTCGTTTTGGCGCCGTTAACTCTTAAATTTTTGATCAAGATTAAAGCTGGTAAGCAAATTAGGAATGACGGCGATACTCCAGTGTACACCAATATGCACCTTTATAAGGCTGGTACCCCTACCATGGGAGGTATAATTATTTGGGGGTCTGTGTTACTGATCACCATTATCTTAGCAATTTTAAGTCGTACTCTGGATGGCTTTTGGGGTAGTTTATCTTTTCTTTCTCGGGCGCAGACCTATTTGCCCTTAGGGGCCATGTTGGCTGCTGCGTTAATTGGACTAGCAGATGATGTCTTAGGCTTCTTGCATATAGGTAGCAAGGGAGGGGGTTTAACCATGAAGCGCAAGATTCTCTTATATACTCTTATCGCTATTATTGGCGCTTGGTGGTTTTATGTTAAATTACAATTCGATGTAGTTAGAATTCCTTTTGTCGGTAATTTTTCCCTGGGGGTTTGGTATATTTTGTATTTTATTTTTATTCTAGTAGCAGCTGCTTTTTCTACTAATGAAACCGATGGTTTAGACGGTTTAGCCGGCGGTGTTCTCATGGTGTCTTTTATTGCTATGATGGTGGTGGCCTTTACCGAGGGTCGTTATGATCTAGCTGCTTTTCTGGTAACTATAGTAGGCGCCTTGGTGCCATTTTTATGGTACAACATATTTCCAGCCAAATTCTTTATGGGAGATACTGGGGCCATGTCTTTGGGTATTGTTTTGGGAGTAGTAGCCATGCTAACCAATACCTCTGTGCTCTTACCTTTCTTTGCCTTTATTTTAGTTTTTGAATCGGGTTCAGTTATTATTCAAACTCTGTCTAAAAAAATAAGGCACAAAAAAGTCTTCCGTTCTACTCCTATTCACCACCATTATGAAGCAGTGTTAAAAGAGCAAGGCATGGAGTACCCTGAAACTCATATTACCCCCAGGTTCTGGTTAGTTTCTGGTGTTATGGCTGCCGTGGGATTAATGCTTTATTTTTTAGATCGGTTTCTTGTTAAGTAA